Proteins from one Homalodisca vitripennis isolate AUS2020 chromosome 3, UT_GWSS_2.1, whole genome shotgun sequence genomic window:
- the LOC124357308 gene encoding zinc finger protein 622, producing the protein MSSKFTCITCRVAFFDSEVQRQHYKTDWHRYNLKRKVADLPPVPAEDFKLRVLLQREQDEANEKNDSVYCKVCHKSFNSSKSFENHLKSKKHLALGKKSHEDKDVEQLQQDSTQSDNSHTVKTEFVPCRIASKSSSSEDDSDIEEVDSDEWNEEFSDNNPILRNDCLFCKHHSAAMMKNLKHMTLAHSFFVPDIEYVTDMKRLLCYLGEKIIQGYMCLWCNDRGKAFHSAEAAQQHMIDKGHCKMLHEGEALLEYSDYYDYSSSYPDNFVNNSSGLDDEVEIPVIEDEDSQLVLPSGTVIGHRSLLRYYRQNPNRIILACRKSIKPVLIQYKALGWTETDKNAVARKARDLRFMRQVQSKYNMKLGIKANSLSIKRPQVNY; encoded by the exons ATGAGTTCAAAATTTACGTGCATTACTTGTCGTGTTGCATTTTTTGACTCTGAAGTCCAACGACAACATTATAAAACTGATTGGCATCGTTATAACCTTAAAAGAAAAGTTGCAGATCTGCCACCTGTCCCTGCCGAAGACTTTAAACTCCGAGTTTTATTGCAGCGTGAACAAGACGAAGCCAATGAAAAGAATGACTCGGTTTATTGTAAAGTATGTCACAAATCATTTAATTCTTCAAAATcatttgaaaatcatttaaaatcgAAAAAACATTTAGCACTTGGAAAGAAATCACACGAAGACAAAGATGTTGAACAGCTACAGCAGGATTCAACCCAAAGTGATAATTCTCATACTGTGAAAACTGAATTTGTACCATGCAGAATTGCCTCAAAATCTAGTTCATCTGAAGATGACTCTGACATTGAAGAAGTTGATTCTGATGAATGGAATGAGGAATTTAGTGATAACAATCCAATTTTAAGGAATGATTGTCTATTTTGTAAACATCATAGTGCGGCTATGATGAAAAACTTAAAGCACATGACATTGGCTCATTCATTTTTTGTGCCTGACATTGAATATGTCACAGACATGAAAAGGCTGTTGTGTTACTTAGGTGAAAAAATTATTCAAGGTTACATGTGTCTTTGGTGTAATGATCGTGGAAAAGCTTTTCACTCAGCTGAAGCTGCACAACAGCACATGATTGATAAAGGTCATTGTAAAATGCTCCATGAAGGAGAGGCATTGTTAGAGTACTCAGATTATTACGATTACAGCTCGAGTTATcctgacaattttgtaaataatagcaGTGGATTAGATGATGAAGTGGAAATTCCAGTCATTGAAGATGAAGACTCTCAACTCGTCCTTCCTTCTGGAACAGTCATTGGCCATAGGTCTCTTTTGCGTTATTACAG gcaAAATCCAAACCGTATAATTTTGGCATGCAGGAAAAGTATCAAACCCGTTCTAATCCAGTATAAAGCTCTTGGATGGACCGAAACTGACAAGAATGCTGTTGCAAG gAAAGCACGAGATTTGAGGTTTATGAGACAGGTCCAATCCAAATACAACATGAAACTGGGAATAAAAGCTAATAGTTTGAGCATCAAGAGACCTCAAGTTAACTATTAA